GTCAGGTTTGATGCCCCTGGTAACTCTAGACATGTAAATGATGGATATCTTGCAAGAGCTGCTTTTGCTTTTATGTGTTTATCATTTCTAGCAGTAGCAATTATTCAAGCATGAGTATTCAAAAAATTAATCAAATTACAAGGTGGAAAAGTAAAATGACGAGATGTTTTTACTGGTTCTGCAATAGGGTTGATTATTCAAACTCTTACTCCAAAATCAATTGGAGGGGACTTAGCAACATATTGATACCTTAGAAGAAGAGATGTATCAAGACCTATAATGATGTCTTCTATTGTAGTTAACACATTTATATGACAAATAACAAATATTATTTCTACAATCATCTTTGTTCCCATGGGTGTTGCTGCATATAAGAATTTCTTTAGTGGAGATAATCCTATAGTAGCTTTCTTTATTATTATGTTAATTCTAGGGCTAATATTCGACACAGGGCTAGCTATTATATTGCTGGTAATGACAGTAAGTATTAAGGTTCAAAATTTTTTAATTAAAATTATTGTTTTAATGGCTGAATGACTACCATTTATAAAATCTTATGATCCTTTTGCTATTAAGGCTAAATTTAAATATGAAATGTTTAACATTAGACAATGTATGAAAAAGACATTTAAAAATCCATGGCATTTTATTGAAATGGTAATTATAAAAATGATACCACTGTTAATTTCACCTACTGCACTGCAAGCCAAATCGCTTGATATTGTTAAACCGGATATTCAATATGGATATTATATAAACATGACAGTTCAAAGCACTCTTACTCGTGTTGCAAATGCAATTTCATTAACTCCCGGTGGCACAGGAACTAGTGATTTCTTATATAAATCTATAGTTCTTGATTCAATACAAAGTACAGCCTACGATGGCAAGAATCAATATTCTAATGCTGGTATAATAACAGCAATGTCAACATTAGGCACAGTTATAATTGCTTCATTGGTTTCTGCTATATTACTTATGTTGGTTTATATTGGTGAACGTAGAGTTGACTACTATAAAAAGAAAACAAAAAATCTCAAATTATTAATGAACAATAATTTAAATAAAAAAATAAAAACAACTACAAAATATTACAAAATTTCATTCTCACTTTTTTACCTAGCAATAATTGTATTAACACCAATTTTTATTTTTGTAGGCTAAAAATAGATAATAATAAAAAATGGGCTCGAACCCATTTTTATTTTCTTTATTATTTAACATATTTTGAAACAAGCTTAATAACATCAGCTTCTGAATCGGATTCAATAGCTTCACGAGCAATTTGTTCCATTTCTTTTTTAGATAAAGAATTAATAAGTTTTCTTGTACGCAAAACGCTACCTGCACCAACTGAAAACTCATCAAGTCCAAGTCCAAGAAGGATTGGGGCAGCCATTGGTTCACCAGCCATTTCTCCACACATACCAGCTCATTTTCCATGTTTGTGAGCACCATCAATAATCATTTTTATTAATCTTAAAATTGATGGATTTAAAGGTTGGTAAAGATATGCGATTGATTCGTTCATTCTATCAGCAGCCATAGAATATTGAATTAAATCATTTGTGCCAATTGAAACAAAATCAGCATATTTACAAAATTGATCAGATAGAACAGCAGCTGCAGGAGTTTCCATCATCAAACCAACTTGAATTTCATTTGATTTAGCAATATTTTTATTTACTTTTGCAACTTCTTCATAAGCTTCTAAGTAAATATCTTTAGCAGCTTGAAACTCTGGAACATTTGTAATCATTGGGAACATTATTGCAACTTTTCCAAACTCGCTAGCACGGATAATAGCTCTCAATTGTGTTTTAAAAATTTCTTTGTGTTGTGGATCTAAACATAAACGAATTGCTCTATAACCTAAAAATGGATTCATTTCTTCTGGGAATTTATAATATTGCAATGTTTTATCACCACCAATGTCAAGTGTTCTAATAACAACCTGTTTGCCTTTCATAGCTTCAGCAACAGCTTTATAAGCTTCGAATTGCTCATCTTCTGTTGGTCAGTGATCATTGTCCATATACAAGAATTCTGTTCTAAATAATCCAACTACTTCAGCATCATTTTCAAGAACGGCATCTATATCTTTTACTCCGCCAATATTAGCTCCAATTTCAACATGATGGCCATCTGTTGTAACAGTTTCTTTCCCTTTTAAACTTTGAATCATTTTTAAATATTCATTATATTCTTCAAGAAGTTTAGAATATTTATCTAATTCTTCCTTATTTGGGTTAATAACCAATGTACCAGTTGTTCCGTTTAAGGCTATAATATCCCCATTTTCGCAATTTTCAAGAGCATTATTTGCGCCAACAACACTTGGTATATTCATGCTTCTTGCCATAATGGCTGTATGTGAAGTTGTGCCACCAATATTAGTTACAAAACCTTTAACATATTTTTTGTCTAATTGTACAGTTTGAGAAGGAGTTAGATCTTTAGCTACAATAATAACTTCATCCCTAATAGCACTTAAATTAGGTTCTTGTATACCGTTGAAAAAATATAAGAATTTATTCAAAATATCCCTAATATCAGCAGCTCTTTCTTT
The genomic region above belongs to Mycoplasma tauri and contains:
- the ptsP gene encoding phosphoenolpyruvate--protein phosphotransferase, with the protein product MQIKGIGASKGIAIAKVFKIEELPIEIPNKSNGEVAEIDLFQKAIEKITKDIKNTIEIAKTQEQKEIFGAHLQIAQDPAAAEDIINAIKSGQSAIFATNEYFSNMAAIFDQMDDAYMKERAADIRDILNKFLYFFNGIQEPNLSAIRDEVIIVAKDLTPSQTVQLDKKYVKGFVTNIGGTTSHTAIMARSMNIPSVVGANNALENCENGDIIALNGTTGTLVINPNKEELDKYSKLLEEYNEYLKMIQSLKGKETVTTDGHHVEIGANIGGVKDIDAVLENDAEVVGLFRTEFLYMDNDHWPTEDEQFEAYKAVAEAMKGKQVVIRTLDIGGDKTLQYYKFPEEMNPFLGYRAIRLCLDPQHKEIFKTQLRAIIRASEFGKVAIMFPMITNVPEFQAAKDIYLEAYEEVAKVNKNIAKSNEIQVGLMMETPAAAVLSDQFCKYADFVSIGTNDLIQYSMAADRMNESIAYLYQPLNPSILRLIKMIIDGAHKHGKWAGMCGEMAGEPMAAPILLGLGLDEFSVGAGSVLRTRKLINSLSKKEMEQIAREAIESDSEADVIKLVSKYVK